Genomic DNA from Synergistaceae bacterium:
CTTGAAGTATTCGGGACATTGACTCAAGACGGCACGCACAAGGCATTTCACGTTTATACAATGAAGCAGGCTATACAAGAAAAATTTATACTTGATGTCTTGACTAATTACACGCCCTATGAATGCTATTATAATTTGCGGGTTAAGAATAATGACGGCGATAAACTCATTAAATCAACCGGAGCAGAGCCGAAATTATTATATCTTGCTGTCAGTGATGAGAGAGTCATTAACGAGAAAGCAGAAATTATTGAGACACATTTTTATGAACAGATTATACAGCGCGGAATATTAAATAATAAAGCCCGTGCAATGATAATAACAAGTAATATAGACTGCTGCATAAAATTTTTTAATGCGATAAATAAATTAATAGATTCACGCGGACGGGACTATAAAGCAATAATCGCATTTTCCGGCGAAAGAAATAAAATAACTTCAGCGAAAATAAATAAATTCCCTGACTCAGAAATTCCCGATAAATTCAAGAATGACCCGTATAAAATTTTAGTCGTTGCTGATATGTTTCAGACAGGTTTTGACGAGCCGTTATTACACACAATGTATATAGACAAGCCGTTAAACGGAGTCCGAGCTGTGCAGACCCTTTCACGCCTGAATAGAAAATATCCGGGCAAGCAGGACACTTTTATATTAGATTTCGTGAATAAGCCTGAAGATATTTCGAAGTCCTTCTCGCGCTATTACACTAATATAATTTTATCGGGCAAGACAGATCCGGGCAAACTAGAAAAGTTAATAGACTCGTTAGAGCAATATAATATTTTCTGTGATAATGACGTTAAGAAAATTTCTGACATGTTTATAAATCATGAGCAAGTAAATTATCAGCTCAATTTGATAAAAGAAAACTTTGATAAACTTGACACGATTACGCAAAAAAAATTTATCAGCGAGTCAAAATCTTATCTCAAGCAATATCATTATATCGGTGCTATTCTGACACATCCCCGCGAATACTGGGAAAGGCTTTCAATATTTCTGACTTTATTATTAAGTGAACTCAAATTTGACGACAAGACCGAGCAGCAAAATTTTTCAGACTTGGCCGAACTTGAGAATTACAGGATAAGCGCGCAAAAAATGTTAAATATTACGCTCAAAGATGACGACTCGGAAATAAAGCCGGTGAATATTTCAGCAAATATGAGTCCGGAAAATCACGAAATAAAGACTCTTGACGAATTAATTAACGATTTCAATAAACATTACGGCTTTCAAGACAGCGAGCTGAGAATAATTCTTAATGAAATAATGAACGACAACGGATATATAAACGCTCTAAGAAATTCGGATATTCAGGGGGCGGCGCTTGAATTTGACAGGGCATTTGAGAACGCGTTAAATTCGTTATTTAATATAAACAAAGATTTGTACGTGAAAATCATTAACGAGAATAGAAAGCAGGATATTTCCGAGAAAATTTTTAGATATACACAAATGAAGGCCGGCGAATCTTGAGACTCACCGGTGGGATAAATTTTTATTGATATATGCGTGCTTCTAAAGGTTTTAATTTGTCGGGTTCGGGGTCATTCTCACTGCAAAAAATAATCTTTCTTGAGCCTGCTATATCGGGAATCTTCACGGGATTTGCTGAAAAATTTACGAGTGTAATAATTTTCTCGTTATCAAGTGAACGTTCAAACGCAAAAATTTCTTCACTGTCTGATAATATTTCTTGATAATCGCCCATAATTAAAATATTATTCTTATTCCTGAATGCCAGCAAATTTTTATACCAGTTAAGCACCGAGTCAGAGTCATTTATTTCGTTCTCGGCATTAATAGTTAAATAATTCTCGTTCACTGGGAGCCAAGTTTTAGAATTACTTGAGAATCCCGCGCTAGTTTTATTATTCCATTGCATGGGAGTGCGTGCGTTGTCCCGGCTGAAAAATTTAACAAATTTCATAGCTTCATCAGGTGTAAAGCCTTCATTTAGGGCAAAATTATATTGAGCTTTTGACGAAATATCATCGTAAATATTTATATTATCCCAGTTAATATTACTCATTCCGAGTTCTTCACCCTGATAAATAAACGGAGTCCCCCTCATTGTTAATAGAATCGCAGCGAGTGCCTTTGCAGCTTTTTTCTTGTCTGCTCCCTCATAGAAATAATAATTTATGCTTCTTGGGCGGTCATGATTCTCGAAAAAAACGGGGTACCAGCCATTATATTTTGTTGCGTCTTGACTCCGAGAGATTGCGCGCTTGAGATCCGTTAATTTCCATTTTACCGGCTCGCACCATATCTCGGACTCATTGAGAGCTAAATTTGTGTGACTGAATTCAAATAACATGTCAAAGACTCCATAATCCCCGACCCATTGCGATAATTCTTCAGGTTTGACTCCGTTAGCTTCTCCGACCGTGAAAATATCATGACCGTCAAAAACTTCCCGCTTGAATTCCCGCAAAAATTCAAGAATTCCCGGCGTGTTCGCTGTCATGTTGTGTATATTTATTAAGCCGTCTTTTCCGTCGGGTTTACCGTCAATAAATTCCGCAGGTTTCTTGATATAAACAATAGCATCGACTCTGAATCCGCCGACTCCTTTATCTACCCAGAAATTAGCAGCGTCGTATAAAGCCCGCCTAACTTCCGGATTCTCCCAGTTCAAATCAGGCTGTTGACTCGCAAAAGTGTGTAAATAATATTGCTGTCTCTCTTCGCACCATGTCCACGCACTTCCGCCGAAAATTGCCCGCCAGTTAGTGGGAGGAGTCCCGTCTTCTTTAGCGTCCCGCCAAATGTACCAGTCTGATTTGGGATTATTTTTGCTTGATTTTGACTCGATAAACCATTTATGCTGGTCTGAAGTGTGATTATAAACTAGATCCATGACGATTTTAATATCGCGTTTCTTTGCTTGAGACAATAAATTATCAAAATCTGCCATAGTTCCGAAAGTTTTATCTATTCCCGTGTAATTCGCAACGTCATAGCCGTTATCAATCATGGGCGACTCATAAACAGGAGTAATCCATATAGATTTTATGCCGAGTTCCTGAAGATAATCTAATTTGCTTGTTATGCCGTTAATATCGCCCGTCCCTGAGCTGTCAGAGTCCGCAAAACTTTTCGGGTAAATTTGATAGACTGCTGATTTTTGCCACCATTTGGGCTCCTGTAAATTATGCTTCATTATTAGAATTCTCCTCACGCTTTGATTAATTCTTTCTTCTGAAATTTGCCCGGATTTCACAGCCTTGACCACTCCTTCAAAAGCTGCTATATAATCATAGGGCATTA
This window encodes:
- a CDS encoding type I restriction endonuclease subunit R: MSDSGKYLSEQEFESEITNYLVNVNGYELGNNADYNKEFALDWPILARFLESSQPEKFTAPKSELAKRNFLSRISTAITERGIIDVLRRGVDGLKLYYSSPSDKNTRAKIDFAKNIFSVTRQLHYSRFNNYSADMCIFINGLPIITIELKRVLSGQNISDAEQQYKTTRSPDELLFMFKRCIVHFAVDEDNIKFCTKLDGQESEFLPFDRGYKGGSGNPPVKDKKKTCYLWEEILTRGTLTKIIESYAHLMNDKQIQIFPRYHQFDAVEKLITHAKINGAGQKYLIQHSAGSGKSNTIAWLAYQLINLEKDGRNMFDSVFVITDRVLLDKQIRDTIKSFAQVGSVIKWANNSRALQYAINSGKRIIISTIEKFSVIVDGLGSTENADKKFAVIIDEAHSGQGGENSAALNRVISGLDDEDKINNYMSGRKYQNNASYFAFTATPKNKTLEVFGTLTQDGTHKAFHVYTMKQAIQEKFILDVLTNYTPYECYYNLRVKNNDGDKLIKSTGAEPKLLYLAVSDERVINEKAEIIETHFYEQIIQRGILNNKARAMIITSNIDCCIKFFNAINKLIDSRGRDYKAIIAFSGERNKITSAKINKFPDSEIPDKFKNDPYKILVVADMFQTGFDEPLLHTMYIDKPLNGVRAVQTLSRLNRKYPGKQDTFILDFVNKPEDISKSFSRYYTNIILSGKTDPGKLEKLIDSLEQYNIFCDNDVKKISDMFINHEQVNYQLNLIKENFDKLDTITQKKFISESKSYLKQYHYIGAILTHPREYWERLSIFLTLLLSELKFDDKTEQQNFSDLAELENYRISAQKMLNITLKDDDSEIKPVNISANMSPENHEIKTLDELINDFNKHYGFQDSELRIILNEIMNDNGYINALRNSDIQGAALEFDRAFENALNSLFNINKDLYVKIINENRKQDISEKIFRYTQMKAGES